The following proteins are co-located in the Pseudomonas synxantha genome:
- a CDS encoding chemotaxis protein CheW, whose amino-acid sequence MLDHRASQLTGLLLPLADRHLVLPNVAIAELIDFQRGEPASDAPPWYLRQVTWRDRQIPLISFEAVCGEASVTGERSRIVVLNALGGRPTLKFIALVIQGIPRSYKLDSELSYVDVPLCPLELAAVQVGEQVAKVPDLMGLEALLVESGLA is encoded by the coding sequence ATGCTTGACCACCGCGCCAGCCAACTCACCGGCCTGCTACTGCCCCTGGCCGACCGCCACCTGGTGCTGCCCAACGTCGCCATCGCCGAGCTGATCGACTTCCAGCGCGGCGAACCGGCCAGCGATGCACCGCCGTGGTATCTGCGCCAGGTGACCTGGCGCGATCGGCAAATCCCCTTGATCAGCTTTGAAGCCGTGTGCGGTGAAGCCAGCGTGACCGGCGAACGCTCGCGGATCGTGGTGTTGAATGCGTTGGGTGGCAGGCCCACGTTGAAATTCATTGCACTGGTGATTCAAGGCATCCCGCGTTCGTACAAGCTCGATAGCGAATTGAGCTATGTGGACGTGCCGCTGTGCCCGTTGGAACTGGCGGCGGTGCAGGTAGGGGAGCAGGTGGCGAAGGTGCCGGATTTGATGGGGCTCGAAGCGTTGTTGGTGGAGTCCGGCCTGGCTTGA